From a single Streptomyces rubradiris genomic region:
- a CDS encoding alpha/beta hydrolase, translating to MGLTSNKVLWLAIVIAAVLFIGTVWLWPRLARQHWRSVGGRVGLLLATQVALFASVGLAANQAFGFYASWADLFGTETGQGVVVDHSAHGGSGGPLQVVSTSEVPGVHSARPERGGQIQKVDIVGRTTHIATPAYVYLPPEYFQPQYRTRTFPTTVVLTGYPGTAWSLVDKLDYPSTAQRMARDGRVQPMILVMLRPTVAPPRDTECVDIPGGPQTETFFAKDLPDAVLGHYRAGKRPGGWGIVGDSTGGYCALKLAMHHPRVYAAGAGLSAYYKAPIDPTTGDLFHGDAKLRNRADLFWLLRHEPAPDTSLLVTSSKVGEHNYKDTLDFIQRVRDTDRTRISSIILDSGGHNFNTWRREIPPTLQWLSGRLGGH from the coding sequence ATGGGTCTCACGAGCAACAAAGTGCTGTGGCTGGCGATAGTGATCGCCGCCGTGCTGTTCATCGGCACGGTGTGGCTGTGGCCGCGCCTGGCCCGGCAGCACTGGCGGTCCGTCGGCGGGCGGGTCGGTCTGCTGCTGGCCACCCAGGTGGCGCTGTTCGCCTCCGTCGGGCTCGCCGCCAACCAGGCCTTCGGCTTCTACGCCAGCTGGGCCGACCTGTTCGGTACGGAGACCGGGCAGGGCGTGGTGGTCGACCACTCGGCGCACGGCGGCAGCGGCGGCCCGCTCCAGGTGGTCTCCACCTCCGAGGTGCCCGGTGTGCACTCCGCGCGGCCGGAGCGGGGCGGGCAGATCCAGAAGGTGGACATCGTCGGCCGTACGACGCACATCGCGACCCCGGCGTACGTGTACCTGCCGCCGGAGTACTTCCAGCCGCAGTACCGCACCCGCACGTTCCCGACGACCGTCGTGCTGACCGGCTACCCGGGCACCGCGTGGTCGCTGGTGGACAAGCTGGACTACCCGAGCACCGCGCAGCGGATGGCCAGGGACGGGCGCGTGCAGCCGATGATCCTGGTGATGCTGCGGCCGACCGTGGCGCCGCCGCGGGACACCGAGTGCGTGGACATCCCGGGCGGGCCGCAGACGGAGACGTTCTTCGCCAAGGACCTGCCCGACGCCGTCCTCGGTCACTACCGGGCCGGCAAGCGGCCGGGCGGCTGGGGCATCGTCGGCGACTCCACCGGCGGCTACTGCGCGCTCAAGCTCGCCATGCACCACCCGCGCGTGTACGCGGCCGGCGCCGGCCTGTCGGCGTACTACAAGGCGCCGATCGACCCCACCACCGGCGACCTCTTCCACGGCGACGCCAAGCTGCGCAACCGCGCCGACCTGTTCTGGCTGCTGCGGCACGAGCCCGCGCCGGACACCTCGCTGCTCGTCACCAGCAGCAAGGTCGGTGAGCACAACTACAAGGACACGCTGGACTTCATCCAGCGGGTGCGGGACACCGACCGGACCCGGATCTCGTCGATCATCCTCGACAGCGGCGGGCACAACTTCAACACCTGGCGGCGCGAGATCCCGCCGACGCTCCAGTGGCTCAGCGGGAGGCTGGGCGGCCACTGA
- a CDS encoding phosphatidylglycerol lysyltransferase domain-containing protein has translation MSVRIDGEVSGGVPGRSSRGRRLLRGPRPESVPVLVGRAATLVGLLDIAAGVFPRFRHSRMHALAEVLPGSFGPFAAALSLSAGVLLLLLAHGLKRRKRRAWRAAVALLPAGAAAQFAYRHSIVGALIAVALLVPLLRHRDQFAALPDPRSRWRALANFVLMSAGSVLLGLVIVSVHPGRTIGDPSLADRLTHVIYGLFGFEGPVDYRGNTSWTVAFSLGALGWITAVTTIYLAFRPEHPAARLTEEDEEKLRALLARHGGRDSLGHFALRRDKAVVFSPSGKAAVTYRVVSGVMLASGDPIGDVEAWPGAIERFMDEARAHSWTPAVMGCSETGGEVWTRETGLDALELGDEAVVDVADFSLAGRAMRNVRQMVKRIERAGYETRVRRIRDLGEAELERIRRAAEDWRGTDTERGFSMALGRIGDPADGDCLIATAHKQDDEPGEYGDLKAILHFVPWGEDGVSLDLMRRDRSADPGMNELLIVAALQAAGKFGITRVSLNFAMFRSALARGEKIGAGPVLRAWRGLLVFLSRWFQIESLYKFNAKFQPRWEPRFLVYRAPADLPRIGFAAMQAEGFVTLAVPLPRFLRRRRPAPPRPCGHVGERDVRAA, from the coding sequence ATGTCTGTCAGGATAGATGGGGAAGTGTCGGGCGGGGTTCCGGGCCGATCAAGCCGCGGGCGGCGCCTGCTGCGCGGTCCGCGCCCCGAGTCCGTTCCCGTTCTGGTCGGCCGGGCGGCCACGCTCGTAGGCCTCCTGGACATCGCCGCGGGTGTCTTCCCGCGTTTCCGGCACAGCCGCATGCACGCCCTGGCCGAGGTGCTGCCGGGCTCGTTCGGGCCGTTCGCGGCGGCGCTCTCGCTCAGCGCGGGCGTGCTGTTGCTGCTGCTCGCGCACGGGCTCAAGCGGCGCAAGCGCCGGGCGTGGCGGGCCGCGGTGGCGCTGCTCCCGGCGGGCGCGGCGGCCCAGTTCGCCTACCGGCACTCGATCGTCGGCGCGCTCATCGCGGTCGCCCTGCTGGTGCCGCTGCTGCGCCACCGGGACCAGTTCGCCGCCCTGCCCGATCCGCGCAGCCGGTGGCGCGCCCTCGCCAACTTCGTGCTCATGAGCGCCGGTTCGGTCCTCCTCGGGCTCGTCATCGTCAGCGTCCACCCGGGCCGGACGATCGGCGACCCGAGCCTGGCCGACCGGCTGACCCACGTCATCTACGGCCTGTTCGGCTTCGAGGGCCCGGTCGACTACCGGGGCAACACGTCCTGGACGGTCGCCTTCTCCCTCGGCGCGCTCGGCTGGATCACCGCGGTGACCACCATCTACCTGGCCTTCCGCCCGGAGCACCCGGCCGCCCGCCTCACCGAGGAGGACGAGGAGAAGCTGCGCGCCCTGCTGGCCAGGCACGGCGGGCGCGACTCGCTCGGCCACTTCGCGCTGCGCCGCGACAAGGCGGTGGTGTTCTCGCCGAGCGGCAAGGCCGCGGTCACCTACCGGGTCGTCTCCGGGGTGATGCTCGCCAGCGGCGACCCCATCGGCGACGTCGAGGCCTGGCCGGGCGCCATCGAGCGCTTCATGGACGAGGCCCGGGCCCACTCCTGGACGCCCGCCGTCATGGGCTGCTCGGAGACCGGCGGCGAGGTGTGGACCCGCGAGACCGGCCTGGACGCCCTGGAACTGGGCGACGAGGCGGTGGTGGACGTGGCGGATTTCTCGCTCGCCGGACGCGCGATGCGCAATGTGCGCCAAATGGTCAAGCGCATCGAGCGGGCCGGCTACGAAACCCGGGTGCGGCGCATCCGTGACCTCGGCGAGGCCGAGCTGGAGCGGATCCGCCGGGCGGCGGAGGACTGGCGCGGCACGGACACCGAGCGCGGCTTCTCCATGGCGCTCGGCCGCATCGGCGACCCGGCCGACGGCGACTGCCTGATCGCCACCGCGCACAAGCAGGACGACGAGCCGGGCGAGTACGGCGACCTGAAGGCGATCCTGCACTTCGTGCCGTGGGGCGAGGACGGCGTCTCGCTGGACCTGATGCGCCGCGACCGCTCCGCCGACCCGGGCATGAACGAGCTGCTGATCGTCGCCGCCCTCCAGGCCGCCGGGAAGTTCGGCATCACCCGGGTCTCGCTGAACTTCGCGATGTTCCGCTCCGCGCTCGCGCGCGGGGAGAAGATCGGCGCCGGTCCGGTGCTGCGGGCCTGGCGCGGGCTGCTGGTGTTCCTCTCACGGTGGTTCCAGATCGAGTCGCTGTACAAGTTCAACGCCAAGTTCCAGCCGCGCTGGGAACCGCGGTTCCTGGTCTACCGGGCCCCCGCCGACCTGCCCCGCATCGGCTTCGCCGCCATGCAGGCCGAGGGCTTCGTCACCCTCGCCGTGCCGCTGCCGCGCTTCCTGCGCCGGCGCCGCCCCGCGCCGCCACGCCCGTGCGGGCACGTGGGCGAGCGGGACGTCCGGGCCGCCTGA
- the folP gene encoding dihydropteroate synthase — protein sequence MNSISGRGRVAGLPAWDRCAVMGVVNVTPDSFSDGGRWFDTTVAVKHGLDLVAEGADLVDVGGESTRPGATRVDEAEELRRVVPVVRGLASEGVVVSVDTMRASVAEQSLAAGAALVNDVSGGLADPAMIPVVAAAGAPFVVMHWRGFLQGGNVKGVYADVVAEVVQELHARVEAVLAGGVAPDRVVIDPGLGFSKEAEHDLALLAHLDRLRGLGHPLLVAASRKRFLGRVLAGPQGPPPPARERDAATAAVSALAAHAGAWAVRVHEVRATADAVRVARAVEEARGTERTPGADGEHGPEGAR from the coding sequence ATGAACAGCATCAGCGGGCGCGGCCGGGTGGCCGGCCTTCCGGCATGGGACCGGTGCGCGGTCATGGGGGTCGTGAACGTCACCCCCGACTCCTTCTCCGACGGCGGCCGCTGGTTCGACACCACCGTCGCCGTCAAGCACGGCCTCGACCTGGTCGCCGAGGGCGCGGACCTGGTCGACGTGGGCGGCGAGTCCACCCGGCCCGGCGCCACCCGCGTGGACGAGGCCGAGGAGCTGCGCCGGGTCGTCCCCGTGGTGCGCGGCCTGGCCTCCGAGGGGGTCGTCGTCTCCGTCGACACCATGCGCGCCTCCGTCGCCGAACAGTCCCTCGCGGCCGGTGCCGCCCTCGTCAACGACGTCAGCGGCGGCCTGGCCGACCCCGCGATGATCCCGGTGGTGGCCGCCGCGGGCGCCCCCTTCGTCGTCATGCACTGGCGCGGCTTCCTCCAGGGCGGCAACGTCAAGGGCGTCTACGCGGACGTGGTCGCCGAGGTCGTCCAGGAGCTCCACGCGCGCGTGGAGGCCGTGCTGGCGGGCGGCGTCGCCCCGGACCGCGTCGTCATCGACCCGGGCCTGGGCTTCTCCAAGGAGGCCGAGCACGACCTCGCCCTCCTCGCCCACCTGGACCGGCTGCGCGGCCTCGGGCACCCGCTGCTGGTCGCCGCCTCCCGCAAGCGGTTCCTCGGCCGGGTGCTGGCCGGACCGCAGGGCCCGCCCCCGCCGGCCCGGGAGCGGGACGCGGCCACGGCCGCCGTCTCCGCGCTCGCCGCGCACGCCGGCGCGTGGGCGGTACGCGTCCACGAGGTGCGCGCCACGGCGGACGCGGTACGGGTCGCGCGAGCCGTGGAAGAGGCGCGCGGCACGGAACGCACGCCCGGCGCGGACGGCGAGCACGGGCCGGAAGGAGCCCGGTGA
- a CDS encoding nuclear transport factor 2 family protein — translation MSAPHTDVEQVEAANTAFYEALERGDFEEVSALWLTPAELGVDETYHDPADTGVISCVHPGWPVLTGRGEVLRSYALIMANTDYIQFFLTDVHVSVTGDTALVTCTENILSGGPAPEEGAELGPLVGQLVVATNVFRRTPSGWKLWSHHASPVLAETAEDDDTGANGVDPDDGSLA, via the coding sequence GTGAGCGCCCCCCACACCGACGTCGAGCAGGTGGAAGCCGCCAACACCGCCTTCTACGAGGCACTGGAGCGCGGCGACTTCGAGGAGGTCTCCGCGCTGTGGCTGACGCCCGCGGAACTGGGCGTGGACGAGACGTACCACGACCCCGCGGACACCGGCGTGATCTCCTGCGTGCACCCCGGCTGGCCGGTGCTGACCGGCCGCGGCGAGGTCCTCAGGTCGTACGCCCTGATCATGGCCAACACCGACTACATCCAGTTCTTCCTCACCGATGTGCACGTCTCCGTGACCGGCGACACCGCGCTGGTGACGTGCACCGAGAACATCCTCAGCGGCGGACCCGCCCCGGAGGAGGGCGCGGAGCTGGGGCCGCTGGTCGGCCAGCTCGTCGTCGCCACGAACGTGTTCCGGCGCACCCCCTCGGGCTGGAAGCTGTGGTCGCACCACGCCTCCCCGGTCCTGGCCGAGACCGCCGAGGACGACGACACCGGTGCGAACGGCGTGGACCCGGACGACGGCTCCCTCGCCTGA
- the folB gene encoding dihydroneopterin aldolase, translating into MDRVALRGLKARGHHGVFPKEREEGQTFIVDLVLGLDTRPAAADDDLSKTVHYGIVAEEVVAVVEGDPVDLIETLAERIARTCLKHEGVQEVEVCVHKPDAPITVPFDDVTVTITRSRV; encoded by the coding sequence GTGGACCGTGTCGCGCTGCGCGGCCTCAAGGCCCGTGGGCACCACGGGGTGTTCCCCAAGGAGCGCGAGGAGGGCCAGACCTTCATCGTGGACCTCGTGCTCGGCCTGGACACCCGGCCGGCCGCGGCCGACGACGACCTGTCGAAGACCGTGCACTACGGCATCGTGGCCGAGGAGGTCGTGGCCGTGGTCGAGGGCGACCCGGTGGACCTCATCGAGACCCTCGCCGAGCGGATCGCCCGGACCTGCCTGAAGCACGAAGGGGTTCAGGAGGTCGAGGTGTGCGTCCACAAGCCGGACGCGCCGATCACCGTCCCCTTCGACGACGTGACCGTCACCATCACCCGGAGCCGAGTATGA
- the folK gene encoding 2-amino-4-hydroxy-6-hydroxymethyldihydropteridine diphosphokinase encodes MTRPFRQGHSDPTVQPVPASVVEKVDAADTTLHNPQWAVISLGSNLGNRLETLQGAVDALEDTPGVRVKAVSPVYETEPWGVEPGSQPSYFNAVVVLKTTLPPVSLLERAHAVEEAFHRVRDERWGPRTLDVDIVAYADVTSDDPGLTLPHPRAHERAFVLAPWHDVDPQAQLPGRGAVAELLTAITREGVAHRKDLELRLPE; translated from the coding sequence ATGACCCGACCTTTCCGCCAGGGTCACAGCGACCCGACCGTCCAGCCGGTACCCGCGTCGGTCGTCGAGAAGGTGGACGCAGCCGACACGACCCTGCACAACCCCCAGTGGGCCGTGATCTCCCTCGGCTCCAACCTGGGCAACCGCCTGGAGACCCTCCAGGGGGCCGTGGACGCCCTGGAGGACACCCCGGGCGTCCGGGTGAAGGCCGTCTCGCCGGTGTACGAGACCGAGCCGTGGGGCGTCGAGCCCGGCAGCCAGCCGTCGTACTTCAACGCGGTCGTGGTCCTGAAGACGACCCTGCCCCCCGTCTCCCTGCTGGAGCGGGCGCACGCCGTCGAAGAGGCCTTCCACCGCGTCCGCGACGAGCGCTGGGGCCCGCGCACGCTGGACGTCGACATCGTCGCCTACGCCGACGTCACCTCGGACGACCCGGGACTCACCCTGCCCCATCCGCGCGCCCACGAGCGCGCCTTCGTGCTGGCGCCCTGGCACGACGTGGACCCCCAGGCCCAGCTCCCCGGCCGCGGCGCGGTCGCCGAACTGCTGACCGCGATCACCCGTGAGGGTGTGGCGCACCGGAAGGACCTGGAACTCCGGCTGCCCGAGTAG
- a CDS encoding DUF3180 domain-containing protein — MRELRIRVLAGVFVVAGVLSWAGARLWNSIGTLPSVPLAAPVVLALIAVVLLSTALSLRARLKAQRERRPGAKGVDPLMAARAVVFGQASALVAALVAGMYGGAGVFLLELLDFPARRDQAIYAGFSALAGFAVIAAALFLERVCRLPEDDDQNPPGAQPAA; from the coding sequence GTGAGAGAGCTGCGCATCAGGGTGCTGGCGGGCGTGTTCGTCGTGGCCGGCGTCCTGTCCTGGGCGGGCGCCCGCCTCTGGAACTCGATCGGGACCCTGCCGAGCGTCCCACTGGCCGCCCCCGTGGTCCTCGCGCTGATCGCGGTGGTGCTGCTCTCCACGGCGCTCTCCCTGCGCGCCCGGCTGAAGGCGCAGCGCGAGCGCCGGCCCGGCGCCAAGGGCGTCGATCCGCTGATGGCCGCCCGCGCCGTCGTCTTCGGCCAGGCCAGCGCCCTGGTCGCGGCCCTCGTCGCCGGCATGTACGGCGGCGCGGGCGTCTTCCTGCTGGAGCTGCTGGACTTCCCGGCCCGCCGCGACCAGGCGATCTACGCCGGATTCTCGGCCCTGGCCGGCTTCGCCGTGATAGCGGCCGCCCTGTTCCTGGAGCGGGTGTGCCGGCTCCCCGAGGACGACGACCAGAACCCTCCGGGGGCGCAGCCGGCGGCCTGA
- the folE gene encoding GTP cyclohydrolase I FolE: MTDPVTLDGEGRIGEFDEKRAENAVRELLIAVGEDPDREGLRETPARVARAYREIFAGLWQRPEEVLTTTFDLGHDEMVLVKDIEVYSTCEHHLVPFRGVAHVGYIPSESGKITGLSKLARLVDVYARRPQVQERLTTQIADSLMEILEPRGVIVVVECEHMCMSMRGIRKPGAKTITSAVRGQLRDVATRNEAMSLIMAR, encoded by the coding sequence ATGACCGACCCGGTGACGCTGGACGGCGAGGGCCGCATCGGAGAATTCGACGAGAAGCGCGCCGAGAACGCCGTGCGGGAGCTGCTGATCGCGGTCGGGGAGGACCCGGACCGCGAGGGGCTCAGGGAGACGCCGGCCCGGGTCGCGCGCGCCTACCGGGAGATCTTCGCCGGTCTGTGGCAGCGGCCGGAGGAGGTCCTGACCACGACGTTCGACCTCGGTCACGACGAGATGGTCCTCGTGAAGGACATCGAGGTCTACTCGACCTGCGAGCACCACCTGGTGCCGTTCCGGGGCGTCGCCCACGTCGGCTACATCCCGTCCGAGAGCGGCAAGATCACCGGGCTGTCCAAGCTGGCCCGTCTCGTCGACGTCTACGCCCGCCGGCCGCAGGTGCAGGAGCGCCTGACCACGCAGATCGCGGACTCCCTGATGGAGATCCTGGAGCCGCGGGGCGTCATCGTCGTCGTCGAGTGCGAGCACATGTGCATGTCGATGCGCGGCATCCGCAAGCCGGGCGCGAAGACCATAACGTCCGCCGTGCGCGGTCAGCTGCGCGATGTGGCCACGCGCAACGAGGCCATGAGCCTGATCATGGCGCGCTGA
- the ftsH gene encoding ATP-dependent zinc metalloprotease FtsH: MDVKRYFRGPVMWIVLAVLAVVVLMQVVGSSGGYKTVDTGQVVAAINANKVESAKLTTGDEQSIKVTLKDGYKVEGSSKIQASYIGDQGVQLAGTLQTKYQEKQITDGYTVSPSKQNPFVGVLLSLLPFVLIVVVFLFLMNQMQGGGSRVMNFGKSKAKLITKDTPKTTFSDVAGCDEAVEELQEIKEFLQEPAKFQAVGAKIPKGVLLYGRPGTGKTLLARAVAGEAGVPFYSISGSDFVEMFVGVGASRVRDLFEQAKANAPAIVFVDEIDAVGRHRGAGLGGGHDEREQTLNQLLVEMDGFDVKGGVILIAATNRPDILDPALLRPGRFDRQIAVDPPDLQGRLEILKVHQKGKPVAPDVDLSAVARRTPGMTGADLANVLNEAALLTARGDQKLIDNKALDEAIDRVVAGPQKRTRIMSDKEKKITAYHEGGHALVAAASPNSDPVHKITILSRGRALGYTMVLPDEDKYSTTRNEMLDQLAYMLGGRAAEELVFHDPTTGAANDIEKATNLARAMVTQYGMTERLGAIKFGGDNSEPFLGREMAHQRDYSEEVAALVDEEVKKLIETAHNEAWEILVENRDVLDNLVLQLLEKETLGKEEIAEIFAPIVKRPPRPAWTGSSRRTPSTRPPVLSPKELALTNGANGATASISTAKSTAAESAPVTDQSPEDRSDS; the protein is encoded by the coding sequence ATGGACGTGAAGCGATACTTCCGTGGGCCGGTCATGTGGATCGTGCTGGCCGTCCTTGCCGTGGTCGTGTTGATGCAGGTCGTCGGCTCGTCCGGCGGCTACAAGACGGTGGACACCGGCCAGGTCGTGGCGGCGATCAACGCGAACAAGGTCGAGTCGGCCAAGCTCACCACCGGTGACGAGCAGAGCATCAAGGTCACGCTCAAGGACGGCTACAAGGTCGAGGGCAGCTCGAAGATCCAGGCGAGCTACATCGGCGACCAGGGTGTGCAGCTCGCCGGCACGCTGCAGACCAAGTACCAGGAAAAGCAGATCACGGACGGCTACACGGTCTCGCCGTCCAAGCAGAACCCGTTCGTCGGCGTCCTGCTCTCCCTGCTCCCCTTCGTCCTGATCGTCGTCGTCTTCCTGTTCCTGATGAACCAGATGCAGGGCGGCGGCTCCCGGGTCATGAACTTCGGCAAGTCCAAGGCGAAGCTCATCACCAAGGACACCCCGAAGACGACCTTCTCCGACGTCGCCGGCTGTGACGAGGCCGTCGAGGAGCTCCAGGAGATCAAGGAGTTCCTCCAGGAGCCGGCCAAGTTCCAGGCCGTCGGCGCCAAGATCCCCAAGGGCGTGCTGCTCTACGGCCGCCCGGGTACCGGCAAGACCCTGCTCGCGCGTGCCGTCGCGGGCGAGGCGGGCGTCCCGTTCTACTCGATCTCCGGTTCCGACTTCGTCGAGATGTTCGTCGGTGTCGGCGCCTCCCGGGTGCGTGACCTGTTCGAGCAGGCCAAGGCGAACGCCCCGGCGATCGTCTTCGTGGACGAGATCGACGCGGTCGGCCGCCACCGCGGCGCCGGCCTCGGCGGCGGTCACGACGAGCGCGAGCAGACCCTGAACCAGCTGCTGGTCGAGATGGACGGCTTCGACGTCAAGGGCGGCGTCATCCTGATCGCGGCCACCAACCGGCCGGACATCCTCGACCCGGCGCTGCTGCGGCCGGGCCGCTTCGACCGGCAGATCGCGGTCGACCCGCCGGACCTCCAGGGCCGTCTGGAGATCCTCAAGGTCCACCAGAAGGGCAAGCCGGTCGCGCCCGACGTCGACCTGTCCGCCGTGGCCCGCCGCACCCCGGGCATGACCGGTGCCGACCTCGCCAACGTGCTGAACGAGGCCGCGCTGCTCACCGCCCGCGGCGACCAGAAGCTGATCGACAACAAGGCGCTGGACGAGGCGATCGACCGCGTGGTCGCGGGCCCGCAGAAGCGGACCCGGATCATGTCGGACAAGGAGAAGAAGATCACCGCGTACCACGAGGGCGGTCACGCCCTGGTCGCGGCGGCCTCGCCGAACTCCGACCCGGTCCACAAGATCACGATCCTGTCCCGCGGCCGTGCCCTCGGTTACACGATGGTCCTGCCCGACGAGGACAAGTACTCGACCACCCGCAACGAGATGCTCGACCAGCTCGCCTACATGCTGGGCGGCCGGGCGGCCGAGGAACTGGTCTTCCACGACCCGACCACCGGTGCCGCCAACGACATCGAGAAGGCCACCAACCTGGCCCGCGCGATGGTCACGCAGTACGGCATGACCGAGCGTCTCGGCGCGATCAAGTTCGGCGGCGACAACAGCGAGCCGTTCCTCGGCCGTGAGATGGCCCACCAGCGGGACTACTCGGAAGAGGTCGCCGCGCTGGTCGATGAAGAGGTCAAGAAGCTCATCGAGACCGCGCACAACGAGGCCTGGGAGATCCTGGTCGAGAACCGCGACGTGCTCGACAACCTCGTTCTCCAGCTGCTGGAGAAGGAGACCCTGGGCAAGGAGGAGATCGCCGAGATCTTCGCCCCGATCGTCAAGCGCCCGCCGCGGCCCGCCTGGACCGGCTCCTCCCGCCGCACCCCGTCCACCCGCCCGCCGGTGCTCTCCCCGAAGGAGCTGGCACTGACCAACGGCGCGAACGGCGCGACGGCGTCGATCAGCACCGCGAAGTCGACGGCGGCGGAGTCCGCCCCGGTGACGGACCAGTCCCCCGAGGACCGTTCCGACAGCTGA
- the hpt gene encoding hypoxanthine phosphoribosyltransferase produces the protein MRVDAKDMGADLQRVLITKEEIDAKLAELAAKIDAEYEGKDLLIVGVLKGAVMVMADLARALSTPVTMDWMAVSSYGAGTQSSGVVRILKDLDTDIKGRHVLIVEDIIDSGLTLSWLINNLGSREPASLKVCTLLRKPEAAKVAIDVEWVGFDIPNEFVVGYGLDYAEKYRNLPFVGTLAPHVYGG, from the coding sequence ATGCGGGTGGACGCGAAAGACATGGGTGCCGACCTCCAGCGGGTGCTCATCACCAAGGAAGAGATCGACGCGAAGCTGGCCGAGCTGGCCGCGAAGATCGACGCGGAGTACGAGGGCAAGGACCTGCTCATCGTCGGCGTCCTCAAGGGCGCGGTGATGGTCATGGCGGACCTCGCCCGAGCGCTGTCCACCCCCGTCACCATGGACTGGATGGCCGTGTCCTCCTACGGCGCGGGCACCCAGTCCTCCGGTGTGGTCCGCATCCTCAAGGACCTCGACACCGACATCAAGGGGCGGCACGTCCTGATCGTCGAGGACATCATCGACTCCGGCCTGACCCTGTCCTGGCTGATCAACAACCTCGGCTCGCGCGAGCCCGCCTCCCTGAAGGTGTGCACGCTGCTGCGCAAGCCGGAGGCCGCCAAGGTCGCCATCGACGTCGAGTGGGTCGGCTTCGACATCCCGAACGAGTTCGTCGTCGGCTACGGCCTCGACTACGCCGAGAAGTACCGCAACCTGCCGTTCGTGGGTACGCTCGCGCCTCACGTCTACGGCGGCTGA
- the tilS gene encoding tRNA lysidine(34) synthetase TilS, whose amino-acid sequence MGPHPAVAAIRLAVRRVLHDILNDQTSRAPAGPTAERLPSPLVLVACSGGADSMALASALAFEAPKLGVRAGGVTVDHGLQPGSDLRAEEVVVRLRELRLDPVESVAVTVGREGGPEAAARDARYAALDAAAERHGATAILLGHTRDDQAETVLLGLARGSGIRSLSGMAAVSGAGGRYRRPFLHLDRQTARKACMVQSLPVWDDPHNADPAYTRSRLRHEGLPALEKALGKGVVEALARTAQLSRDDADALDTWARQAEASVRDAAGLLECAKLYALPPAVRRRILRRAAIEAGAPAGALFARHIEEVDRLITGWRGQGAINLPGKVVAQRQGGRLVIRQG is encoded by the coding sequence ATGGGTCCCCATCCTGCGGTCGCGGCGATACGCCTGGCGGTCCGCCGCGTCCTCCACGACATTCTGAACGACCAGACCTCCCGCGCCCCCGCGGGCCCGACGGCCGAGCGGCTCCCCTCCCCGCTCGTCCTCGTCGCGTGCTCCGGCGGCGCCGACTCCATGGCCCTCGCCTCCGCCCTCGCCTTCGAGGCCCCCAAGCTCGGCGTCCGCGCCGGCGGGGTCACCGTCGACCACGGCCTCCAGCCCGGCTCCGACCTCCGCGCCGAGGAGGTCGTCGTGCGGCTGCGCGAGCTGCGCCTCGACCCGGTGGAGTCCGTCGCGGTGACCGTCGGCCGCGAGGGCGGCCCCGAGGCCGCCGCCCGGGACGCCCGCTACGCCGCCCTGGACGCCGCCGCCGAACGCCACGGCGCGACCGCGATCCTGCTCGGCCACACCCGCGACGACCAGGCCGAAACCGTCCTGCTGGGGCTCGCCCGCGGCTCCGGCATCCGCTCCCTGTCCGGCATGGCCGCGGTCTCGGGGGCCGGCGGCCGTTACCGGCGGCCCTTCCTGCACCTGGACCGGCAGACCGCCCGCAAGGCCTGCATGGTGCAGTCCCTGCCGGTGTGGGACGACCCGCACAACGCCGACCCGGCCTACACCCGCTCCCGGCTCAGGCACGAGGGGCTGCCCGCCCTGGAGAAGGCCCTCGGCAAGGGCGTGGTGGAGGCGCTGGCCCGCACCGCCCAGCTCTCCCGCGACGACGCCGACGCCCTGGACACCTGGGCCAGGCAGGCCGAGGCATCCGTACGGGACGCGGCCGGCCTGCTGGAGTGCGCCAAGCTGTACGCCCTGCCGCCCGCCGTACGCCGCCGGATCCTGCGCCGCGCGGCCATCGAGGCGGGAGCCCCGGCCGGTGCGCTGTTCGCCCGCCACATCGAGGAAGTCGACCGCCTGATCACCGGCTGGCGCGGCCAGGGAGCCATCAACCTCCCCGGCAAAGTCGTCGCCCAGCGGCAGGGTGGCAGACTGGTGATTCGGCAAGGCTGA